The genomic DNA ACTTGGCTTTCGTCGGCTTCGACGAGTTCGTACGAGAGGTCGGCCAACCCATCCGGCACACCACCGGTTTCGACTTCCTTGTGCACCGTCTCTGGTACGAGTAGTGTGTCAAACGCCGAGAGAAGTTCGAGCGAATCGATCTCGGCGAGGTGAATGAGCGGTCCTGCGTCCGAAACAGCCGCAAGCGTCACGCGTTCAGGCCCCAGTCGACGTCCTCCTCGACGACCGCGCGCTCCCGTTCGGCGCGTTCGACCTTCGGTCGACCGACACGCTCGATGGCCTCCTCGCGGTCGAGTTCGCCGTCGAGGTACTGCGCGAGTACGAGGTCTTCCCACAGGTCCTCGAGACCGCGTTCGAGGGCCCGTTCGAACACTTCGGACTCTGGAAGGCCGCGAGCCTCCGCGATTTCTCGAACCCGGTCGGAAATTTCTGCGGCCATACAGTGTGATTGCTCGGCAACGTTCATAAATCCGTGTTTGCCCACCCGATGGGAATCTGACCGGGGCCTCTGTCTACATAGGGCTCATCACTCCCTTGTAGTCGGGGACAACAGAATAGCCGTGGTGTGGTCGTGATTATCGCGGTACTCTGAACCAGTTGTTCTAAGAATTCCAGCGACAAGTAAGCAGCATATGGAATGACTCGATTGGCTTCGAATATCGCCAGCCCCACTGAAATTCTACTAGTAGTTCTCAGGTATAGGCGTTCCACGTTTGGAAACTATTAGTATACCAACCGCTGGTAGAAATCGATAGACTCCAGTTTTCTGCAGGACCAAGATATTCGATCTTCGATCGAAGATCGGGCCACTGCTGCACACATCCTCTGTATGCTGCACGCCGATCTGACAGAGTCTGAGAAGGCTCTATCGCTCGTGCTGGATACAACGCGCGACCTTTTTCCGCCTCGGGTTCGCCTCCGGCGAACCACTCGGCGCAAAAACGTCGATGAAAAAGGCGGACGGCTCGGCCTTCGGCCTCGCCGTCCGGGAACCGCGCTCGCTCCGCTCGCGCGGACGCTGGTCCTGCATACACCCTCTGTATCCAGCACACCACTCCTGACAGGTCGGCAGTAGGCCGGTGACGATAGCGAAGCTCTCTACCAACCGGTCCGGACGATCATCCGGGCGAAGCGGTCGACCACCGCCGGTCAGGGAACCGCGAACTCCAGCGCGATTCCCTGCCCGTAGCCGATGCACATCGTCGAGAGCCCGCGGCCGCCACCACGACGACGCAACTCGTGAATCAACGTCGTCGGGAGCCGCGCGCCACTCGCGCCGAGCGGGTGGCCGATGGCGATGGCGCCGCCGTTGACGTTGAAGCGCTCGTCCTCGATGCCGAGTTCGCGCTGGCAGTACAGCGTCTGGCTCGCGAACGCCTCGTTCAGCTCGACGAGGTCGTAGTCGTCGATGGCCGTCCCGGCGCGCTCCATGAGCCCACGGACGGCCGGCACCGGGCCGATGCCCATGATCTCGGGGTCGACGCCGGCCACGTCGTGCGCGCCGACCTCGGCCAGCACCGGGAGGTCGTGCTCCTCGGCGAACGCGCGCGATGCGAGCAGGACGCCGGCCGCACCGTCCGATATCTGCGAGGCGTTGCCCGGCGTGACGGTGCCGTCCTCGCGGAAGACGGTCGGCAGGTCGGCGAGTTTCTCGGCCGTGGTCCCGGGCCGGAGCCCCTCGTCCTCGGTGATGACACCGTCGGCCGTCTCGATGGGGACGATCTCGTCGTCGAAGCGGCCGGCCTCGGTCGCCGCGACGGCGCGCTGCTGGGAGCGGGCGCCGTATGCGTCCTGGGCCTCGCGGGAGACGTCGAACCGCTCGGCGACGGTCTCGGCGGTCTGGCCCATGGCCAGCGCGTCGGTGTCGTACCGCTCGCGGATGCCGGGATAGGAGTCGATGCCGTGGTCGCGCTCGACGCGGGACATGTTCTCGACGCCGCCCGCGATGATGACGTCCCGCTGCCCGGCGCGGATGTGGTCCGCCCCGGCCGCGATGGCCTGCGCCGAGGAGCCACAGAGCCGGTCGATGGTCGTCCCCGGGACCGACTCGCCCAGGTCCGAGAGGAGGGTGACGACGCGGGCGAGGTTGTTCCCCTGCTCCTTGACCTGCTTCGCACAGCCCCACTGGAGGTCGTCGACGTGCTCGCCGGACAGGCCCGATTCGGCCAGCAGTTCGTTCACGACGGCGACCGAGAGGTCCTCGCTCCGGGTATCGGCGTAGACGCCCCCCTGTTTCCCCTGGGGCGTCCGCCGGGCCGCGACGACGACCGGGTCCGTGTCGGACGGGTCGTCGTGGTCGGTGCTCGCCGCCATCGTCACTCGAAGGCGGGGATGCCGGTGAGGTCGTGGCCGAGGATGAGCGAGTGGATGTCGTGGGTGCCCTCGTAGGTGTAGACGGTCTCGAGGTTGGCCATGTGGCGCATCGGGGAGTAGTCGGCCGTGATGCCGTTGCCGCCCAGCATCTCCCGGGCGATGCGGGACTGGTCACGCGCCATCCGGACGTTGTTGCGCTTGGCCATCGACACCTGTTCGGGCCGCAGGTCGCCGCGCTCCTTGAGGTCGGCCAGGCGCTGCGCGAGCAGCTGTGCGGTGGTGATCTGTGTGGCCATCTCGGCGAGCTTCTCCTGCTGGAGCTGGAAGCTCCCGATGGGTTTGCCGAACTGCTCGCGGTCGGTGGCGTACTGGCGGGCCGTCTCGAAACAGTCCATCGCCGCGCCGATGGCGCCCCAGGCGATACCGTAGCGGGCCTGTGTCAGGCAGGACAGCGGGCCCTTCATCCCCTCGACGCCGGGCAGCACGTTCGCCTCCGGGACGTAGACGTTCGAGAGCTCGATCTGCCCGGTGATGGAGGCCCGGAGCGAGAGTTTCTCGTCGATCTTCGGGGTCTCGACGCCGTCGCGGTCCGTCTCCACGAGGAACCCGCGCACGGGGTCATCGGGCGCGGAGCGGTCCTTCGCCCAGACGACGGCGACATCGGCCAGCGGCGAGTTGGTGATCCAGGTCTTGGTGCCGTTGAGGATGTACCCGTCGTCCTCGGCCTCGGCGTGGGTCTCCATCCGCGACGGGTTCGAGCCGTGGTTGGGCTCGGTGAGGCCGAAGCAGCCGATCTTCTCGCCCGTCCCCATCTCCTCGAGCCACTCGTCCTTCTGTGCCTCGCTGCCGTAGGCGTGAATCGGGTACATGACGAGCGAGCCCTGGACGGAGGCCATCGAGCGCAGGCCGCTGTCCCCGGCCTCCAGTTCCTGCATCAGGATGCCGTAGGCGGTCTCCGAGAGGTCCGGCAGGCCGTAGCCCGAGAGGTTCGGCGCGTAGAAGCCCAGTTCACCCATCTCCTCGATGAGGTCCATCGGGAACGTCCCCTCGATCCAGTGGTCCGCCACCACCGGCTTGACCTCGTCCTCGACGAACTCACGCGCCGTATCCCGCACCATCCGCTCCTCCTCGGTCAGGTCACTCGACAGGTCGACGTAGTCTATCATACAATGTAAGACCACTCACATGACATCAAAGGTTCGGTTCGATGACCGGTCGGGACAGCGACCGACGGACCGAGAAACGGGCGAGAGGCCCGACCTCACCCCGGATTCCGGTTCTTCCCGGACAGTCGTGGGACGGCATCCGGAGCGCGGCGAGCCGTATCGCCCGCCCTCGGAGGCCCACTTCGGCCACGAGATTCCGGAAAGTGGTTTACGAGATGCATATTTCATCGATCCAATCGATACAATGTAAGTCCGAGCGGCGCCGGAGGCCGCATCGAGCGGCCCGGACGGCAGTGGCCCCGATGGCGTCCGTATCGGCGGGCACGGCCGCGCGGTGGGTCGGTCCCGCTGGTCGCCCGGATCAGTAGACCAGGACGTATAACTATCCAAATCCAGTTTTTGAATCTAAAATTTCATTTTTTATAACCCATATCACTTGTAAATAGATTATTGGGAAGACATACGCTGAAACAGCTGTGCGGGCGGTCCGGGTGACCGGCGGCCGGGTCGCCTATCCCTCGTACACGTCGGTCCAGTCCGTCCGGGCCGGCTCGGCGTCCGCCGCCTTCACGCCGAGTACCGGCGTCCCGGCGGTCCGGACGACGCGCTCGGCCACGCTGCCGAGCAGGAACCGGTCCAGCCCGGACCGCCCGTGGGTCCCCACCACGGTCAGGTCCACCCCGGCGTCGGCGCCGTAGTCCACGATGGCGCGGTACGGCGACCCGCTGAGGAGGGTGGCCTCGACGGACGGGACGCCGGCTCGCTCGGCCCGGTCGACCGCCCGGTCGACCGCCTCCCGGCCGGCCGCCTCCATCCGGTCGAGGATCGGGCCGCCGCTGCCGGTCGGCCACGCGACGGTGACGTCGACGACGTGGACCACGTGGAGCGTCGCCTCGGCCGCCGCGGCCAGGTCGACGGCGTGCGTGACCGCGGCCGCTGCCCCCTCGCTCCCGTCCGTGGCGACGAGGACATCGTCCAGTTCCCCGACGGGCGTCGAGGTCCGGACCATCAGGACGGGCACCGGCGCGAGCCGGAGCGTTCGCTCGGCCACGCTCCCCAGGACGAACCGACCCAGGCCGGTCCGGCCCTGCGTCCCCATCACGAGCAGGTCGACATCCTGATCCGCGGCGTAGCCCGCGATGGTGCGAGCGGCGCCGGACTCGTTCGAGAGGACCGCGGTCGAGATGGGAACGTCGTGCTCGTCGGCCCGGGCCGTGAGGTCGTCGAGCAGGGCATCGAGGTCGATCTCGTCCGGCGAGCCGGGAGGCGGTGCGCCGTCGTCCGGTGGCGTGACGTGGAGCGCACAGAGGTCCGATCCGAACCGGTCGGCGAGCCGGATGGCACTCTCAACGGCCGTCTCGGCGGCGTCGCTCCCGTCGGTCGCCACGAGGATGCGGTCGTACATGGCGTCCGTAGATAGGCCGCTCCGGAGGTAAACTGCATCGGGCGTTCCATCGGACTGAGAACGGACGAGGCAGACGGGGCCATCGCCGGGGTTCCCACACCGTGGGAACGAGAGACACGTTTCAGTCGCTCGGTGGAGAACCCCCCGGACGGGGTGACACGAGATGACAGTCAGAGACCTGATGCGGGAGG from Haloglomus litoreum includes the following:
- a CDS encoding acyl-CoA dehydrogenase family protein; the protein is MIDYVDLSSDLTEEERMVRDTAREFVEDEVKPVVADHWIEGTFPMDLIEEMGELGFYAPNLSGYGLPDLSETAYGILMQELEAGDSGLRSMASVQGSLVMYPIHAYGSEAQKDEWLEEMGTGEKIGCFGLTEPNHGSNPSRMETHAEAEDDGYILNGTKTWITNSPLADVAVVWAKDRSAPDDPVRGFLVETDRDGVETPKIDEKLSLRASITGQIELSNVYVPEANVLPGVEGMKGPLSCLTQARYGIAWGAIGAAMDCFETARQYATDREQFGKPIGSFQLQQEKLAEMATQITTAQLLAQRLADLKERGDLRPEQVSMAKRNNVRMARDQSRIAREMLGGNGITADYSPMRHMANLETVYTYEGTHDIHSLILGHDLTGIPAFE
- a CDS encoding universal stress protein gives rise to the protein MYDRILVATDGSDAAETAVESAIRLADRFGSDLCALHVTPPDDGAPPPGSPDEIDLDALLDDLTARADEHDVPISTAVLSNESGAARTIAGYAADQDVDLLVMGTQGRTGLGRFVLGSVAERTLRLAPVPVLMVRTSTPVGELDDVLVATDGSEGAAAAVTHAVDLAAAAEATLHVVHVVDVTVAWPTGSGGPILDRMEAAGREAVDRAVDRAERAGVPSVEATLLSGSPYRAIVDYGADAGVDLTVVGTHGRSGLDRFLLGSVAERVVRTAGTPVLGVKAADAEPARTDWTDVYEG
- a CDS encoding thiolase family protein — translated: MAASTDHDDPSDTDPVVVAARRTPQGKQGGVYADTRSEDLSVAVVNELLAESGLSGEHVDDLQWGCAKQVKEQGNNLARVVTLLSDLGESVPGTTIDRLCGSSAQAIAAGADHIRAGQRDVIIAGGVENMSRVERDHGIDSYPGIRERYDTDALAMGQTAETVAERFDVSREAQDAYGARSQQRAVAATEAGRFDDEIVPIETADGVITEDEGLRPGTTAEKLADLPTVFREDGTVTPGNASQISDGAAGVLLASRAFAEEHDLPVLAEVGAHDVAGVDPEIMGIGPVPAVRGLMERAGTAIDDYDLVELNEAFASQTLYCQRELGIEDERFNVNGGAIAIGHPLGASGARLPTTLIHELRRRGGGRGLSTMCIGYGQGIALEFAVP